A region from the Rhodothermus sp. genome encodes:
- a CDS encoding LON peptidase substrate-binding domain-containing protein, which yields MLIERLPLFPLEVVLYPGEQLPLHIFEPRYRTLISRCIETDQPFGIVLAEAGKLAQVGSLARVTRVLTRYSDGRMDILVTGEDRFRITQLYSAQPYLTADVERIVEPWETPKQALRERLITQHMRLLELVGRTVRPSRYQNVRYLSYVIAPNAGLTLQQQQEVLELLTENERIAYLVAHLERLLPQVEQMEMVRRRVQSNGHFPEGRTSDPPK from the coding sequence ATGCTGATTGAACGCTTACCCCTTTTTCCGCTGGAGGTGGTGCTGTATCCCGGCGAACAACTCCCCTTGCACATTTTTGAACCCCGGTATCGCACCTTGATTTCTCGCTGTATCGAGACAGATCAGCCCTTTGGCATCGTGCTGGCCGAGGCGGGCAAGCTGGCGCAGGTGGGATCGCTGGCGCGCGTTACCCGGGTGTTGACCCGCTATAGTGATGGCCGTATGGATATTCTGGTGACCGGGGAGGACCGTTTCCGGATCACGCAGCTCTATTCAGCGCAGCCTTACCTGACGGCCGATGTTGAGCGGATCGTCGAACCCTGGGAGACGCCGAAACAGGCGCTACGCGAACGCCTGATCACCCAGCATATGCGCCTGCTGGAGCTGGTCGGTCGCACCGTGCGCCCGTCACGCTATCAGAACGTGCGCTATCTTTCCTACGTAATTGCTCCCAATGCCGGGCTCACCCTCCAGCAGCAACAGGAAGTGTTGGAGTTGCTGACAGAGAATGAACGGATAGCGTATCTTGTGGCACATCTGGAACGACTGCTGCCGCAGGTGGAGCAGATGGAAATGGTACGACGGCGGGTGCAGTCGAACGGACATTTTCCAGAAGGTAGAACATCCGATCCACCGAAGTAA